The following nucleotide sequence is from Salvia miltiorrhiza cultivar Shanhuang (shh) chromosome 7, IMPLAD_Smil_shh, whole genome shotgun sequence.
CATCTCCCGTTGCTGAAACTGATAAATCGAGCCTTGACAAACAAGGAAGTGGAAGTCTGGGATTAGAAGGCGAAGAACTCGTATGTCAAGAAACCAACTGTAGATCAAGAATAACAGCTTCCTCAGGTGTTTGCCAGACACACGAGTCAAAACTAGCGAGCCTTTTAAGAAAGAACGGCGTTCTTGAAGGACAACTGGCAGCTGCGATAGCTGCTCGTGAGGCAGCAGAGAAAAACTCATCATCTGCCAACAAAAGTCGACAGGAAATGGAGAAAAGATTGGGAGACGCAATGAAGGAAATAGAGTTGCTTAAAGAGAAGCTAGTCAGCGTTGAGTTGGCACAGGAGGAGGCTAACAGCCTCTCTAACATTGTCCACTCTGACAACGTGAGGCTAGAGCACGACACGGCTTTCCTCAAGGCTGTCTTGGATGAGACACAAAAGGTCTGCTTACCCTTCTAGAGATCATAATCCTACCAATATTCATTTCCTAACTCGACCCTAAACATGTCCTTTTCAAACGTTACGCGTTGCAGGAGCTACATTCGACTAGAGGGGTCCTTGCTGGGGAGCGTGCAAGAGCATATCAGCTACAGGTATTTCAGTGCTTAGATATAATTCAtgcaaatttcatttttttttttttttttttgcaatcaATCTCATTTTTAAATAAAGTTGCCTCTTTTAATTTGACTTTGAATTATATCAACTTTCAGCTCGAAGTTTTCCATCTGAAACAGAGGTTACAGTCACTCGAGAGTCGAGCACCGACGCCTAGGAAACCTTACCAGATGTAGTATGTATGTAATATCGTTTATTTAGGAACATGAGTCAGATTTGTCACATTTGTAGTGTATGTATGTATTTTCGACGATGTATATATTATTCTGCCAAGCCTCAGAATTTTCAAGATCGTTGACACTTTCAATGTAGAATTTGCAACTGAGACTCGGTGAAAATGATCACATTTTGCATCAAGATATTGGTATTATTTACAAAGCTCTAATATATTAAGACTATTGCAGAATACAATATGTAACAATGCATTTTGCATCAAGATATTTTGTTACAAATCAAGAAAATTTATAGGCCAGTAGTGACAACAAAATGGTGATCGATATGATGAAGTTAGTAACATAATTTGaatcataaattcataataGCTAGACCTCTTCTTGATCTCCATCGCCATCATCAACCTCATCCCTTATGACTCCAAATCTTCTGTAATTTGACTTTAGTTGGTTGAGTTTTTGCAATAAATGTATTTTCGTAGGTTCAACTTCTAacaatttgaaatattttttgaaGGATTATTTGgtgcaatttaaattttaatagtaTTACACTTGATTTAAGAATGTTTGTTGAGAAATATAAGAATGTAAGTCAATATACTTAATATAAAATGTTTTAGGAAAATGTTTCCTCAGTTTAAACAGATAGCTGCAGTTTTCGACTGGAAATTTTATTAACTTATTTGAAGCAAAGATTCTAACATCACTGCTATATGTTCAAACAATCAATCACCAAAGTTTTCGATCTTTTTGGCCACTGCCAAATTGTGGAGTCGTCATTCAAACTCAAAAGCTTAGTTTGACATCTTAAGCAGATTTAAGCTTACTCTGGCAGATTTTGGCCTAGCTCTTTCTACCCCCCTCCATTGCTCAGCTGTTGGCTGCATTCTCGACTGAACAACGATGCATCGACTCCCATCAACTTGATCCGCCAAGAACCGGCACTGTTGGAAAAATGTTACAAAGGATTACAGAATTGAAATTGAGCCTGAACTTGAGAAAGGAACTAAGAGTTATAAACATGGTTCATCAATTATCTATGATGTCTAAAGCTTGAGAAAGTAACAGAAGAGATACAAGTAAGAAGTGATAGAAACCAATACCAGCAAGCTGAGATGATTCCTCATTCTATTTGAACTAGTTTGTTGCCCGGTACCCATAATTCCAGAACGAAAACGGGGAAAAATGTGGTAATTTTACGCGGATTCCATTTCCTGTTTTCTCAAATTCAGTACACTCATTAACCTCCAACAAAGTATCCTTATCCCGCCAGAACTTGATGATGTTGAGGCTCTCTTCTTCGGTTGATCTCTGCAGAACGATCCGAGAAGCATAGCCTTTCTTCCTCATCTGAAGGCACAATTCCATGGGGTTATTCGCAGCGAGTGTAACCATGTACAACCAGCCCTTATCAGACAAGAGATTGTCTGCAACCGGCAACATCCTATCAATAACACGCCGCCCATTCTCCCCTCCTGCCCAAGCAGAGGCGATCCCACGGCAACCAACCTCTGCATCCGGGGTTGGCACATAAGGCGGGTTCACCACCATCACATCCACGCATCTGGCCAGGCGCCTCTCCAGCCCCGATGCAATATCCGTGTTCACCACCTCAGCACGACACCCGTGTGCTTCTAGTGTCTCGTGCGTCGCTGTGATGGCGTGGGGATTTATGTCTGTTGCAATGTAGTATGAACTAGGGCACTCTTTCCCGAGCAAGAGAGCAAGTGAAGTAATGACATAGCCACTGCCACAGCCAATTTCCATGCAAATCGACGGGCGATGGCCTATTAGATTAGCTCTATCGGCTAGCAATGCATCAACCAATGCAAATGAATCATCACACGGATCATAAACTTCAGGGTGTGAGCTCACAAGCTTAATTCGAGCAATGTTGGAGTGCATAATGCATAAAGCTAGGGAAACCCCTGAAATGGAGCCAAATCGGAATTAAAAGCTATACTTCGAAAAATGAATCCATGGAGTCGGATGCAGAACCAAAATTTTGCAACAAAACGAAGAATGATGGAAATCACCAATCTAGATTCAAAttgacataaaataaaattatacagCAGCATGCTAGATTTTGTCGAAGTATGTTTCAGCAGGAGAGGTATTAGCAGCAACTCATAAAAAAAGAGAGATGCACTAATTACCGGTGACGATGAGATGCGCCGATGGGCTGCCGTTGCTCCGGCGAGGTCAACGAATTGTGCCGCCACTTTGGATTGTGGgatttgggggctagggctTGTAATTTGTGATACTTTGCTGATTTTGGATTGCAAATTCAAAAAAGTTGTTTTAGACGAGAGCCTAGGCAGATTTGGAGGAGGCTTAATTTCCCaaatgtattttaattattggtAATTTAGGAAGATGCTTAATTACTAGTGTCCAATTCATGAGCAAAgtttcctaaaaaaaataaaaaaaaaattaaatcatgaGCAAAGTTAAGTAGTAATTTCAAAAACATATTgttattattctaaaaaaaacatataatgTTAATTAGTAGTAATTTCAAAAACATAATGTTATTATTctaaaaaacatatatataatgttatttgGACATATACTTTATAAAATGATTGCGACATAAATATAGAGTGAAAAAAgagattataaaaattattttgttagataatttatttattgtatgAAAATGCAGTTGGCGGTTTTCCTCATCATCAAATTTTCTATGAAATCTTAAAttaggtgttgatttaatgtatactagcatttgcaccccgtgcaatgcacgaaaaacgtttttatatttttatatatataaattgatatcaactcaattatcatatttataaatataagaaaaaaattaattttcacttaatatattttagttgaatattaaaaaaataaagaaaaaatcacaataataaaaattgatattgtgaaaaggcataaataataagtaaaaagaataaaatagaaaaattgatttattcaaaaaaagaggagagatgagagagaatttttaaaaatcattaatctttaaataaatataactctccattttaaatcaaatatttacataaaatatatcaaattaatgctcttatcatgatatttaatttgatatattttataaataattttaatttcacaattttagaaagaaataatattaaaaataagaacacaaagaaaaaattatattgtacaaataaaacttcaattttttataactaCAAATTGTcacttattaattttgaaatcaatttgaaattgaaaattatcttCTTAGTATATTATAAATTGAAACAATCCACccaaatggccataatgaagaatgaaaatcaaattttgtccaccatttgaaaaaaacacaaattttggccatttttattgatttggacgcttttgcccttaatgaggcggactgggtaggatcagacacgcgggtcgcgtgccgggtcgggttaggcacttatggcactattagtgccataagtgccataagtgcacatttccccctagggtttagatattccatttagggtttagattattcatttggggtttagatgttccatttagggtttagattatccatttagggtttagatgttccatttagggtttaaatgatgttgttgtttctgtatttgtgctgatgaccattttacttagttttattttgaatttcgttggcacttatggcactaatagtgccataagtgccaaaatgactattttacttggttttattttggattttcgatggcacttatggcactattagtgccataagtgccatcttggcacttatggcactaatagtgccataagtgcctaacccgacccggcacgcgacccgcgtgtctgatcctacccagtccgcctcattaagggcaaaagcgtccaaatcaataaaaatggccaaaatttgtgttttttcaatgtgtggccataaattgtgttttatgcttcattttggctacttcaaaattttactcttataaattattatataaatataaatttataaattatttataaccaatgccttataaattgtgtatatatacacatataaacataaaattcattATGGAATTATAAACGTGGGTTgtgcaatttttctttttaaacgtGGGGTgtgcattttttaaaaaattatgggttctgcaattttaattgagttagttacttaatttttgaatatatacaataagtCATT
It contains:
- the LOC130991674 gene encoding uncharacterized protein LOC130991674; translated protein: MHSNIARIKLVSSHPEVYDPCDDSFALVDALLADRANLIGHRPSICMEIGCGSGYVITSLALLLGKECPSSYYIATDINPHAITATHETLEAHGCRAEVVNTDIASGLERRLARCVDVMVVNPPYVPTPDAEVGCRGIASAWAGGENGRRVIDRMLPVADNLLSDKGWLYMVTLAANNPMELCLQMRKKGYASRIVLQRSTEEESLNIIKFWRDKDTLLEVNECTEFEKTGNGIRVKLPHFSPFSFWNYGYRATN